CTGatagtagggacatggatgaatctggagaacatcattctcagcaaactgacacaagaacagaaaatgaaacaccgcatattctcactcataggcgggtgatgaaaaatgagaacacatggacacagggaggggagtactaaacactggggtttattggggggaaaaggggagggccagtgggagggggaggtggggagggatagcctggggagaaatgccaaatgtgggtgaaggggagaaaaaaagcaaaacacactgccatgtgtgtacctatgcaactgtcttgcatgttctgcacatataccccaaaacctaaaatgcaataaaaaattaaaaaataaaaataaaaaaataagttctgataacccactaccATCAGACCCTGTCATGTAACTTTCATACTTAAAATTCTTCGGTGACTTCCCACAGCCTGAATACTCTTTCCACTTTACCTTGAGATCTGAGCTCATTTACAGTCTATCCTCATACTACATTTCCAATCTTTTACTCTATGTAATTCCCACATTCCAACAAAATATCATCACATACTTGATTTCTCAAACTTGCTCAAAGTTTACTTGTGTTTCACCTGTAAACTTTAGGAAACTTGTAAAGTATCCTATTAgtattagcttttttctttttttgatgtagacttgctctgtcacccaggctgcagtacagtgatacaatctcagctcactgcaacctctgcttcctgatttcaagcaattctcctgcctcagcctaccaagcagctgggattacaggcgcccgtcactacatccagctaaattttaaacttttagtagaggcggagtttcaccatgttggccaagctagccTCTAACTCtaaacctcaagtgatctgcctgcctcagcctcacgaagtgttgggattacaggtgtgagccactgtgctcagccttttcgttccttttttttcttttttgagatggagtttcactcttgtcgcccaggctggagtgcagtggcacgatctcgactcactgcaacctttgcctcctaggttcaagcagttctcctgcctcagcctcctctgcctcccaagtagctgggattacaggcatgcgccaccacccccagctaatttttgtaatattagtagagaaggggtgtcaccatgttgaccaggttggtctcaaactcctgacctgaagtaacctgcccacctcagcctcccaatgtgctgggatcataggcgtgagtcATTATGCCTGGCCTTaaactaaaatctttttttttttttcctcagacagagtctcactctgttgcccagcctggagtacagtgatgtcttgggtcactgtaacctccgcctccaaggttcaaacgattctcctacttGAGCcacatagtagctgggatttacaggcgtgtgccacggcacccagctaacttttgtattcttagtagaaatggggcttcaccatgttagccaggcaggtctcaaacttctgacctcaagtgatcacctgtctcggcctcccaaagtgctgggattataagcatgagccactgcaccctgcctaaaCTCAAATCTTAAGTGGAATATTCAGTCCTTTCCTGTCTTATATTATACTCTTAtgatttccctttatttttgctttttgctgttgttttttgagacagtctcactctgttgcccaggctggagggcagtagtatGATtctggcttactacagcctctacTTTCTGGGCTcagataatcctcccacctcagcttcccaaagtgttggcatgaCTTCCCTTTGAACAGTTTTATCTAGAACGTGTTCCTCCacataatttttcttcaaaaactttTAGACTTTAAATTTagtcaaaatactaaaaaaaaaatatgttttacaacCAATTTCAATAAATCATTGTATCATATTCATAAGTAATACTGTAGAATTTGTGGGAAGAACTAGCATGTATGCATTTTCTACAGTGGAATTTATAATTCTACAACTTTTTTTTATTCAGGCCAATTCCAGCAGTTTAAAAGGTTTCCTTTCAGCTGTGAGATTGGCTCATAGAGGCTGCAATGTTGATACGTCGGTTTCAACGCTCACAGCAGTGAAGACTTCAGAATTCGAAAACTTTAAAACTAAAATGGTTATCACATCCAAAAAAGACTATCCTTTAAGCAAGAACTTTCCATATTCCCTGGAACATCTTCAGACTTCTTACTGTGGGCTTGTCCGAGTTGATATGCGTATGCTTTGCTTAAAAAACCTTAGGAAATTAGACTTGAGTCATAACCATATCAAAAAGCTTCCGGCTACAATTGGAGACCTCATACACCTTCAAGAACTTAACCTAAATGACAATCACTTGGAGTCATTTAGTGTAGCCTTGTGTCAGTCTACACTCCAGAAGTCACTTCGGAGTTTGGACCTCAGCAAGAACAAAATCAAGGCACTCCCTGTGCAGTTTTGCCAGCTCCAGGAACTTACAAATTTAAAACTTGACGATAATGAATTGATTCGATTTCCTTGCAAGATAGGACAACTGGTAAACCTTCGCTTTTTGTCAGCAGCTCGAAATAAGCTTCCATTTTTGCCTAGTGAATTTAGAAATTTATCCCTTGAATACTTGGATCTTTTTGGAAATACTTTTGAACAACTTGAAGTCCTTCCAGTAATAAAGCTGCAAGTCCCATTAACTTTATTGGAATCTTCTGCAcgaaacattttatataataggTAAGACTTTAATAGTCATGTAATGTATTTTTGATGGCATTCTAATATTCTCATCAAACTCAGAGTAATAAAGTGTAACATTGCTTACAATACTATGCACAGTCTGACCCTTTGCTATTATGGCCTTCTTGCTATTCCTTACCACTGCTTAGAATGATTTTTCTCCAGGAAGTCTCGTGGCTCACTCCCTCACCTCATTCAGTTCTCTGCCCAAGTGTCATCCCAGAAAGGTCATACCTGTCCattctacataaattttatttcttacctCCTTACATGCTTGGttttttaatttggtttatttttggtCATAGgactcattatatatatatatatatatatatataatttttttttttttttttttaacctgagatggagtctcaccccattgcccaggctggagtgcgatgatgtgatttttggctcactgcaacctttgcttcgtgggttcaagcaattctcctgcctcagcctccagagcaggtgagattacaggtgaccgccaccatgcccaactaatttttttatatctttagtagagatggaatttcaccatgttggccaggctggtgtcaaactcctgacctcgtgatatgcccgcctcagcctcccaaagtgttgggattacaggcatgagccactgcgcctggcctgttaacatatttttaaaacttttttttgtttgctgcCAGTTTTTCTTCACTAGAATGTAAGATCCATGAGCATATGGATGTTGTTTTATTCTCCACTATTTCCCTAGGAGCTAAACCATATATCTCCTGCTCCTAGCATATATTAAGCACTCAATAAGTAGttaaatgggctgggtgcggtgttcacacctttaatcccagcactttgggatgccaaggcgggcagatcatgaagtcaggagttcgatagCAGCTTGAtggcgtgctcctgtagtcccagctacttgggagactgaggcaggagaatcgcttgaacccaggaggaggatgttgcagtgagctgagatcgtgccactgcatgccagcctggtgacagagcaagactccatctcaaaaaaataaaactaagtagTTAAATTAATGAATGGcattgtttctcaaagtgtgctcCCCTGACCAGCAGGATCTGCATCACCTAGGAACTTCTTAGAAATGGAAGTTCTAACATTCCAGACCTATGGAATCAGAAACTGATAGTGGGGTCCAGCTATCTACGTTTAGTGAGttctccagatgattctgatgtacCATAAAATTAGAGAATTGGCATAATGATGAAGTGTGGTCTTTGGAGTAAGACTTGGGTTTGATTCCTGGCTTCACCTCTTTGTATGActtttaacctcttttttttttttttgagacagggtggctggagtgcagtagtccagtctcagctcactgtaatttctgcctcctgggttcaagcgatactcctgcctcagcctcctaaattcctgggattactggtgctTACTACCATGCctaactcatttttgtatttttattttattttatttggttttttttttttgagacagtctcactgtgtctcagTGCAGTgagtctccaggctggaatgcagtggtatgatctcacctcactgcagcctccatctcctgggttcaagcaattctcctgcctcaagtctCCCAAgaaactaggactacaggcgcccaccaccacgccctgctaatttattttgtatttttaatggagatggggtttaactgtgttggccaagctggtcttgaactcctgaccttgtgatccgcctgcctcagccttccaaagtgctgggattacaggtgtgagtcactgcgcctggccttgtgttttaaatttttgagacggagttcctgctctgtcactgaggttggagtgcagtggcatgatctcggctccctatGACCTCTGTTGCCCGAGTTCGAGcagtctagcctaggcaacagagcaacaccctatCTCTAAAGAtttcttttacttaaaagaaaacccactgataactgggcatggtggcacacatctgtagtctcagctactttggaggctgaggtgggaggatcatctgagcctaaaagtttgagaccagcctgggcaacgtggcaaaaccctatctataaaaaataaaccaggctggtcacggtggttcatgcttataatcccagcactttgggaggcccaggcaggaggattacatgaggtcagaagttcaagaccagcctggtagacatggtgaaaccctgtctatactaaaaatacaaaattagccaggcgtagtggcacatgcctgtaatcccagctacaaaatAAATCACTGCCTTACattgtgcttctcaaactttaatttgCATTCAAATCTGCTGGGAGTCTTGTTAGCAGATTCTGTTTCAGAGGTCTGGGGTGGAAATcctacatttctaacaagcttccatATGTGGTTGCTAGTCCATGGACCATACGTTGGTGCCTTCTAAAAGTACTGTTAATTACTAAGGCTCTAAATGTAATTTAAGTACTCACTGTTTTAaggcagtgattctcaaaatTTTAAGAGTATATCAGAACTATGGTTGTTGAAATAGTGCTAGTTTAAAAAGATTGTTGGACCCTAACCCTCAGTGATTCTGATTCTGTAAGTTTAAGGTAGAGCTAAAGAAATTGCATCTCTGCTTGTTGTtgggttttccttttttggatttttttttttttaggttgtgttgttttgttttgtttttgagacaggggctcactctgtcactcagaccgGAGTTCAGTGACACatacatagctcactgcaacctcagactcctgggttcaagccatcctcccacctcagcctcctgagtagcaaggactacacATGCCACTAAGTTCTGgcttatttttggtagagatgggggtttgttgtccaggcttgtcttgaaactcctggcctcaagcaatcctcctgcctcagccccccagagtactggtattacaggcatgagccactgcgcctaacCAAGAAATTGCATCTCTGACAAGTTCCCAGATaatgctgatgttgctggtcAGGGTACTACATTTTCGAATGACTGGTTTAAAGCATTTACCCCTAACTAGCAGTTAAGAATGGTATTAAATGACAATACTCATAATTGCCTATGACTGTGCCTAGCTATAAAAGGccttaatgtttttttctgaggtaggagaatcgcttaaacccgggaagcagagattgcaatgagctgagatcgcaccactgactccagcctgtgcaacacagagagactccatctcgaaagaaagaaagagaaagagagggaaggaagaagggaaggaagggaagaaaggaaagaaaggagggaaggggaagaaaggaaaagagaaagatctCCAGAGGTGATACTGATGATTCAGGTTAAAACCATTGATTTGAGGAAACTTCAAATGGTATCTTTTGGCATTGGGGTGCACCTGAGGCTATTGTTTCTCTAAGACATCAgtaaaagaaattgtatattgtaTTTATTCAAATTTGGAAAGTATGTCCAAATGAGAAATGTTATAAATAGTTTTGATTTGAAAAGACTATAACAAGTTGGCTAAATTATCAGGGAAAACGTGCTGAATTTCAATATGAAAAAGTACAAAGTTGGAAGGAAAAGAATAGATGATCAAAATATGATATAATTGGCAAGGCATAATTCGGCAGAAAATTGACCCCTATTAATATAGCTTTCTTGTAAGGTGACCAAACCTTTACTGAAGTataattttgcatgttttaaactCCCTTGTCTTAAAAAGTGTATAGATTCAAAGCCGTGACAGCAGTACTTATTGTCTAGCTGTTGATACATGGCCCTAACTACTGGTTACAAGCATATGGTTGTGATCTATTAGGAAATTATGTGGGAATTTAAGTTATGTCAcatagaaaatagtttttaacTATTATCTGTTTCCTCAGACTGCAACCATCTATCCTGATAAAGATAAATGTAAACATGTGGAAGACACTTACTGGCAGAGTTTTTCAAAATGGTTACTTACACAAGCAACAGATTAATAAAGtctttttatgaaaattttttaaattgcaaatagGGCCATCCTAGATCCCCTTCCAAAGGTAACCACtgctttttaaattgaaatgtgTATCTTCTCAGACTTTTCTGATAGGGCTTTGAACTTTAAGTTATAAGACTAGGcttatttgttgaaaaatatcTGAGCACCTATTATGGGCCAGCCTAGGCTAGAAACGAGAAACAACAAAGAACAAGACACTGTGTAGGAGGCAAAGTGAGTGGGGACGTTTGGGCAGTGGTTTAGACTGTCTTTTAGTGTCTTGTAGACGATTTAAAAATTAGACTTGGAAGCCTAGTGtagtagctcgtgcctgtaatcacaccactttgggagttcgaggtgggtggatcacttgaggtcaggagttcaagaccagcctggccaacatggttaaccctgtctctactaaaaatgcaaacattagctatGCATGATGGTGTCTGCCCATAGTCctaactgctcaggaggctgaggcaggagaattgcttgaaccctggaggtggaggttgcagtaagctgagattgcaccatgtactccagcctgggcaagagagtgagactccgtctcaaaaaaaaaaaaaaaagtttaggctaggaacagtggctcacacctgtaatcctagcacttctggaggctgaggtgggtgggtcaccttagggtcagaagtttgagaccagcctggccaacatggtgaaaccccatatc
Above is a window of Callithrix jacchus isolate 240 chromosome 8, calJac240_pri, whole genome shotgun sequence DNA encoding:
- the LRR1 gene encoding leucine-rich repeat protein 1 isoform X1, which codes for MKLHCEMEVVSRHLPALGLRNRGKGVRAVLSLCQQTSRSQPRARAFLLISTLKDKLGTRYELRENIEQFFTKFVDEGKATVRLKEPPVDICLSKANSSSLKGFLSAVRLAHRGCNVDTSVSTLTAVKTSEFENFKTKMVITSKKDYPLSKNFPYSLEHLQTSYCGLVRVDMRMLCLKNLRKLDLSHNHIKKLPATIGDLIHLQELNLNDNHLESFSVALCQSTLQKSLRSLDLSKNKIKALPVQFCQLQELTNLKLDDNELIRFPCKIGQLVNLRFLSAARNKLPFLPSEFRNLSLEYLDLFGNTFEQLEVLPVIKLQVPLTLLESSARNILYNRIPYGSHIIPFHLCQDLDTAKTCVCGRFCLNSFIQGTTTMNLHSVAHTVVLVDNMGGTEAPIMSYFCSLGCYVNSSDMLK
- the LRR1 gene encoding leucine-rich repeat protein 1 isoform X2 yields the protein MKLHCEMEVVSRHLPALGLRNRGKGVRAVLSLCQQTSRSQPRARAFLLISTLKDKLGTRYELRENIEQFFTKFVDEGKATVRLKEPPVDICLSKANSSSLKGFLSAVRLAHRGCNVDTSVSTLTAVKTSEFENFKTKMVITSKKDYPLSKNFPYSLEHLQTSYCGLVRVDMRMLCLKNLRKLDLSHNHIKKLPATIGDLIHLQELNLNDNHLESFSVALCQSTLQKSLRSLDLSKNKIKALPVQFCQLQELTNLKLDDNELIRFPCKIGQLVNLRFLSAARNKLPFLPSEFRNLSLEYLDLFGNTFEQLEVLPVIKLQVPLTLLESSARNILYNR